CCATGCCCTTGTCCCGGTCGACCGGCGGCTTGACCTCCAGCACCATCCGCCCGACCTGCAACCGCAGGCCGAGGCGCTCGGCCTGCGCGCGACCCCACTCCTCGATGGTGGCGGCCAACTGCGGGGCGGTACGCCAGTGCAGCGCCACGGAGAGCCGCTTGTACTCGACGAGGGCACCCGGCGGCAGCTCGGCACGGGCCAGGTCGGCGAGTTCGGCCATGGTCGGCACCCAGGGCAGCGCGGCCGGCTCGGTGACGGTCTCGCCGCCCGAGTGGCTGTGCTCCAGGCCGTAGAGCCCGTAGAGGTCGACGCCGGTGAGCCCGCCGAAGTGCTCGCGCAGGAATTCCACCGGACGCGCGGAGACGATCGCGATCCGCCGGACGACCGGGGCGAGTGTCTCGATCGCGGCCAGCACCTTCGGCGCGGGTTGCACCTGCGTGGGATCGTCGGCCACTGGCGCGAGTGTGCCGTCGAAGTCGAAGAAGAGGATGGTCTCGGCTGCCCGGTCGGCGGTTGTCTGCCAGGCCTGGTCGGCGTTCAACGGGGTCTTCGGCGGCTGGTTGCCCAGATTCAACGGCGGCACGCGCGTCAGCGTACCCCGGCTTCGGCCGGTCATTCCTGGCGTGGAGCCGGCGCGGTCGTCGGGCGGGGTCAGCGTTCGGCGCGCGGGGTCAGCGTTCGGCGGCTCCCCGGCCCCGACGTACGAAGGGCACCACGGCCGCTTCCTGGCCGTGGCTGAGCAGGTAGCCCTCCACGAAACCGGTGTTCCGGTCGCCGGTGTGGGCCTCGATGTCCCGGAGCCGCTCGACCAGGAACTCGGTGAGCGCGGTAAGCCGGTCGTCGAGCCGGTCGTGCAGCTCGGCGAGGACGGCCAGGACGATCGCGGTGGCCGCGGTGGTGAGCGCGAGAAGGTTCACGAGCAGGGGAAGCTGCCCGCCGTTCAGAGCCAGGGTGACCGCGTTCCCGGTGACGCAGAGCGTCAACGAGACCGTCGCGACCACGACCGCCATCCATTTCAGGGTCATGACAGACCCCCTTCTGTCCCGCAGGGCTGGGTTCGGCCTTGTCCCGTCCCCCCGCCGACGACGAGCCCAAGCAGTACGAATACGGACGCTAGCGCGCCCGTTCCGACCCCGTAGCGAAACGAATGAGGCTGACCTGCCGTTCTTTCGCCATCTGAGGAACTAACTGGCGGCGTCGCCTCGTTTTCGGACACCGGCCGGCAGGGTCGGGCGATATGCGAGATAACGAATGGTTTCTCTAATGTGGAACTTCTCCGCGTCGGAGACCTCCGGGTCGACCAGTCGGCGCAGGAGCGCCTCGACGTCGGGGTCCATCGGCGGTGGCGGCGGGGCGGACCGGCGCGACGCCGTACGGTCCCAGCCGAGCGCCGCGAAGGCCGCAGCCGGGTCGAGCCCGAGCCCCTCGCAGAACGCGACCACCCGTTCCGCCTCCGGGTCGCTGGCCCAGTCGCCGCGGACCCAGCGGTTGATGGTCTGGCGTGAGACGCCGGTGCGTCGGGAGACCTCGGTGCCGCTCCACGCCCGGGTGGCCCGGGCCTCATCGATGGCGCGTCGGACGAAGGTGGCGAAGGCGATCTTCCGCGCGTTGGCCGTCTCGGTCACGTGGTGACCGTACGGCGAATGCGCCTCATGAGAAGTCCCGGGC
Above is a window of Verrucosispora sp. NA02020 DNA encoding:
- the otsB gene encoding trehalose-phosphatase, producing the protein MPPLNLGNQPPKTPLNADQAWQTTADRAAETILFFDFDGTLAPVADDPTQVQPAPKVLAAIETLAPVVRRIAIVSARPVEFLREHFGGLTGVDLYGLYGLEHSHSGGETVTEPAALPWVPTMAELADLARAELPPGALVEYKRLSVALHWRTAPQLAATIEEWGRAQAERLGLRLQVGRMVLEVKPPVDRDKGMVIGELVQGVGGAWYFGDDVSDIKAFAALRARAATDPDFLGVCVAVANPETGDEVAEAADLTIDSPAALGDFLTEATHHLT
- a CDS encoding helix-turn-helix transcriptional regulator, coding for MTETANARKIAFATFVRRAIDEARATRAWSGTEVSRRTGVSRQTINRWVRGDWASDPEAERVVAFCEGLGLDPAAAFAALGWDRTASRRSAPPPPPMDPDVEALLRRLVDPEVSDAEKFHIRETIRYLAYRPTLPAGVRKRGDAAS